One genomic segment of Caldisalinibacter kiritimatiensis includes these proteins:
- a CDS encoding Wadjet anti-phage system protein JetD domain-containing protein yields MDEKILSYLKTLKRRKTVTLGELEKLFSGDKEYEDFAKEINKLVQMDILKEVKKHGTNHKIIPLANTYRLNKYALKKVFIDEIQNMQLKISPHINLTVYLSLTEKQWEKDLPYIEKIDAYLKEKGLPKSTATSQERSYYLVGDEKWIDEGGGKKLLERLELWDKLKINNVPDPLMLAVNPQNFSYSVHRHLIVENKATYYGLLEELKNTQFTSLIYGAGWKIVSGIEALEKQLGLEDSEHILYYFGDLDFEGISIWYALSNKKLVKLAIEFYTSLLQKDYSKGKENQAKNKEALNDFLAFFDKEDQEKIKDVLQNGGYYPQEGLNKEELREIWRKIL; encoded by the coding sequence ATGGATGAGAAGATTTTATCTTACTTAAAGACATTAAAAAGGCGAAAAACTGTGACTTTAGGAGAATTAGAAAAGCTGTTTTCAGGGGATAAAGAATACGAAGACTTTGCTAAAGAGATAAATAAGCTTGTACAGATGGATATACTCAAAGAAGTAAAGAAACATGGAACCAATCATAAAATAATTCCTTTAGCTAATACCTATCGCTTAAATAAATATGCTTTAAAAAAAGTATTTATTGACGAAATTCAAAATATGCAGCTAAAAATTAGTCCACACATCAATCTCACCGTCTATTTATCCTTAACTGAAAAACAATGGGAAAAAGATTTACCATATATAGAAAAGATAGATGCATATTTAAAGGAAAAGGGATTACCCAAAAGTACAGCTACATCACAAGAACGATCATATTATCTTGTAGGTGATGAAAAATGGATAGATGAAGGTGGAGGTAAAAAGTTATTAGAGAGGTTAGAGCTTTGGGATAAATTAAAAATAAACAATGTGCCAGACCCTCTTATGTTAGCAGTAAACCCACAAAATTTTTCATACTCAGTACATAGACATTTAATAGTTGAAAACAAAGCAACTTACTATGGATTATTAGAAGAACTAAAAAATACTCAATTCACATCTTTAATCTATGGAGCTGGCTGGAAAATAGTATCAGGTATTGAGGCACTGGAAAAACAGCTGGGATTAGAGGATAGTGAGCATATTTTATACTATTTTGGTGATTTAGACTTTGAAGGAATATCTATTTGGTATGCATTAAGCAATAAAAAGCTAGTAAAGCTTGCTATAGAATTTTATACATCTCTTTTACAAAAGGATTATTCAAAGGGGAAAGAAAATCAAGCTAAAAATAAAGAAGCTTTAAATGACTTTTTAGCTTTCTTTGATAAAGAAGACCAAGAAAAAATTAAAGACGTCTTACAAAATGGAGGATATTACCCCCAAGAAGGATTAAATAAAGAAGAATTACGGGAAATATGGAGGAAAATCCTATGA
- a CDS encoding DUF6063 family protein has translation MMYNHEEVIKAFNLYTKLSVNGYGEKDELRLYLADDEIRGLVDQFAKEVDCTIITAGDYIYLIPISMDSIFHVSNDTIKRKYLPSKAVNLDIYMMYVAIIVLFGEFYDSYQTIEATRDFISLENWLLSINERVLALKEYDKEELKELEKDYEYNWISIVEKWDAMDDLKENVKTQDARTNSRLSFLNTVKKFLEEQGLINDIGNDEIELTEKAKTIIQRYYMELEYNRGILEFMYQLDKREEEDKDASHI, from the coding sequence ATGATGTATAATCATGAAGAAGTCATAAAAGCATTTAATTTGTATACAAAATTATCTGTTAATGGCTACGGTGAAAAAGATGAGTTGAGATTATATTTAGCAGATGATGAGATAAGGGGACTTGTGGACCAATTTGCAAAGGAAGTAGACTGTACCATTATTACAGCAGGAGATTATATATATCTTATACCGATCTCTATGGATTCAATTTTTCATGTATCTAATGATACTATAAAACGAAAATACCTACCATCTAAAGCAGTAAATTTAGACATATACATGATGTATGTGGCTATTATAGTCCTTTTTGGAGAATTTTATGATAGCTATCAAACTATTGAAGCAACAAGGGATTTTATATCCTTAGAGAATTGGCTTCTAAGTATAAATGAAAGGGTACTTGCATTAAAGGAATATGATAAAGAAGAATTAAAGGAATTAGAGAAGGATTATGAATACAATTGGATTTCAATAGTAGAAAAATGGGATGCAATGGATGATCTTAAAGAGAATGTAAAGACCCAAGATGCAAGAACTAATAGTAGACTAAGCTTTTTAAACACTGTAAAGAAATTTTTAGAAGAACAAGGGTTAATTAACGATATAGGAAATGATGAAATAGAACTGACTGAAAAAGCTAAGACGATTATACAACGGTATTATATGGAATTAGAATACAATAGAGGGATATTGGAATTTATGTATCAGTTGGATAAAAGAGAGGAGGAAGACAAAGATGCCAGCCATATCTAA
- a CDS encoding methyl-accepting chemotaxis protein, producing MNIAIVGAGNGGTNILKSLSRVDEVNVDIIVDTNLNAPGISLAKELGINYSKSVDDINASNLDVIIEATGIEAVANEVYEKFSSDCKIIDSTGAFLIMTLVERDIETLEKLNKQMDIINETSTVVQDQIKEISDSVERIHDVTNNLISTTETSNKYIDKSDKIINYVNKIAQQTKILGRNANIEAARAGKYGKGFSVVANEIQKLAGSSENFAKEINNILVKLSNELRKINSEIDNLKQLSEIQLGASEKVEFVVDKLKKQTDM from the coding sequence GTGAATATAGCAATTGTAGGAGCGGGAAACGGTGGCACTAATATCTTAAAATCCTTATCTAGAGTTGACGAAGTAAATGTAGATATAATAGTTGACACTAATCTAAATGCACCTGGAATTTCATTAGCTAAGGAACTTGGAATTAACTACTCTAAATCTGTAGATGATATAAATGCAAGCAACTTAGATGTAATAATAGAAGCTACAGGAATAGAAGCAGTAGCAAATGAAGTTTACGAAAAATTTAGTTCTGACTGTAAGATTATCGACTCCACTGGTGCTTTTTTAATTATGACCTTAGTTGAAAGGGATATAGAAACACTTGAAAAACTTAATAAACAAATGGATATTATTAATGAAACTTCAACTGTTGTACAAGACCAAATAAAAGAAATATCTGACTCTGTAGAAAGAATACACGATGTTACTAATAATCTAATAAGTACTACCGAAACTTCAAATAAATACATAGATAAAAGTGACAAAATCATAAACTATGTAAATAAAATAGCTCAACAAACTAAAATTCTAGGACGAAACGCTAATATTGAAGCGGCAAGAGCAGGAAAGTATGGAAAAGGTTTTTCTGTAGTTGCTAATGAGATTCAAAAGCTTGCAGGCAGTAGCGAAAATTTTGCTAAAGAAATTAATAATATTTTAGTAAAACTATCTAACGAGTTAAGGAAAATTAATTCAGAAATTGATAACCTTAAACAACTTTCCGAAATACAATTAGGAGCATCAGAGAAAGTTGAATTTGTAGTGGACAAGCTGAAAAAGCAAACTGATATGTAA
- a CDS encoding helix-turn-helix domain-containing protein, with the protein MNFGARLKKLRKERNLRQEDLAKTFKISRQTISNYESSSRFPNDEEFLRKLASYFNVSLDYLLGASNIRLGYGNYNTKELKETKSNYSYKNQAIKKLFTEIDELSASTIEKIAEAIKLFKD; encoded by the coding sequence ATGAACTTTGGAGCTAGGTTAAAGAAATTAAGAAAAGAGCGAAACTTACGTCAAGAGGATTTAGCTAAAACTTTTAAAATTAGTAGGCAGACAATAAGTAATTATGAAAGTAGTTCTAGGTTTCCAAACGATGAGGAGTTCCTTAGAAAATTAGCAAGTTATTTTAACGTATCATTAGATTATTTATTAGGAGCTTCTAATATAAGATTAGGATATGGAAATTATAATACAAAAGAATTAAAAGAGACCAAGTCAAATTATTCATATAAAAACCAAGCAATCAAAAAATTATTTACAGAGATTGATGAATTATCAGCATCAACAATTGAAAAAATAGCAGAAGCTATAAAGCTTTTTAAAGACTAA